The following nucleotide sequence is from Leopardus geoffroyi isolate Oge1 chromosome D4, O.geoffroyi_Oge1_pat1.0, whole genome shotgun sequence.
CAGCCCGGAGCGGAGGTGAGGGCCCCACGGAGCCACCCCCGACCCTCGGGTGGGGTCCGGCCCATCATCTGTGCCCAAGCCCTTGCCATCCCCACGCGGTGATTCCTTTGTGTTCGTCACGTCGGGACGGAGGGCCGGTGTCTGACGGACATCTGCGGGTGTCGGGGTCCCTAGGCTTGTTTAAAGGCGAGTGAGTCGACGTAGCCGTGTTTGGAAGGTACCGTGGAACACCCGCGAAGGTGCACCCAAGCCACGTGCTCCGCGACCACAGCCCCAAAACTGACCGCCACGAAGCTTGAAGCAAACAGCCCTGGGCCCCGGGCCGCTGGCTGCTGGGGGCAGCTGCAGTGCTGAGGCCGAGGGGGCTGGCCGCTGCCACTCACCCTCCCCGAACGGTCTCTGCCCCGGGGAGAACCGGTCTGTGCCCCCATGGCAGCTCCCACGTGCTGAGTGCTGAGCCAGAAGTCGGCCTGGGTGCAGCCCGGGGCTCCTGGACGTTTGTACCTCGTGGGCCAGCACAAGAGGCCTGGGGCCCCAAGGCAGGACTGTCAGCCTGCACGTTTACTAAACATGGTCATCTCAGCGCTCCCTGCAACGGGCTGGACTGGGTCCCCTGAAAGGTGCGGTCAGGTCTTTGTCCCCGGGACTTGGGAACGGGATCTGGTTTAGAAGCGGGTGTGGTTAAGGGTCGGGATGAGGAGACGCTGGGTGCAGGATGTGCCCGAAAGCCAACGACCAGTGTCcttaagggaaagggaagggaggtcTGAGAATGGAGAAGCCTCGTGGAGGCTCAGGGTGACGAGACCACAGGTCAGGACGTTCTGACCTTCGCCTCCGGAACCCCCGTGACCAGTGAAGTCCGACCCACGGCCCTTAACCGTGGGCCCGTGGGAGGTCACCTGTCTCCTAAACACGCTTTCCCGAGCCACGTGTCCCAACCCTCCCACGTCACAGAGAAGACGCGCTCCACACCCAGACCCCGAGGCCTCCGATGACAGCAGGGAGGCGTCACAGCCCACGGGCCACCGTCTGTTAACCTCTTGTGGGACGCCGTGTCCCCAGTGGTACAGGCAGTGGCCCTGGTGGCCTCAGGTACAGCGTGGGGGCCACCGGCCACTGCAGGGTCTCTCTGCTTGTAGGCAGGAGCGGATGCACGGATGGGGTCGCTCAAGACTTTCCTTTCCGTTCTTGATGCTAAAGGTCAAGGGGACTTCCGTGAACTGCTGACGTGTGTGTGGGTCTCCCCTGTTTGTCTAACACCCGATCGCCGTCCTGTTCCCCCGTGGCCTCATGGCagccgaccccccccccccccccccgccggctcCTGCCGGCTGGGGCAAGGGTTCGCCCTGCCCTGGCGGGGGCGGTTTCTGGGTGGCGGGCACTCACCGAGGAGGTCCACCATCACCGCCTTCTTCCTGTGCCTCCTGTTGTGGATGCAGAAGATGACAAAGCGCTGGGGATCCGCCTTCTCCATGAAGATCGTGCTGTGGCCGGCATCTGTGAAcctggggggtgggcgggaggcAGGGGGCGCAGAGTTCTCCACCAGGCGGGAACCGGACCCTGGGAGCCCTCCCGTCCCTTTACGGCCATTGACAACTTGGTGCTCATGACCAGTCAGGCcccaggagggggcagggccggGTGCAGGCTTCCCGCCCTTCCCGGACACCCCTGCCAGCTCACCCCACCCGCCCGCTGCCGAGAGGGCCCAAGGGGTGCCGCAGCCCACGGGTCCCTCCTGTGAGGCGGCGTCCTGGCCGGCGAGCTCCTGGCCATTCTCTGCCCAGGAGTCCCCGGGGCTCCCCACTCCTGGCAGCTGGACGAGGCTGCCGGTTCGTACTTACATTTCAGCACGTACTGAGACTTCCTTCTCGTCTTACTTGCCGTCAGTACAATTGGGATACACCTACCCTTTACCCTGGGAGAGGATGACAAGGCCCCCTGGAACCCGGCATCCGGAAGGCGTGGTGTCCGTGGAACCCCTCGGTGGCGCTGGGTGGGGCTTGGCCACGCTGGCCACTGGACACGTGTGTCCCGTCCCAGGGCAGcgagccccagccctgccttgtGCGACCGCTGACCTTGGTGTCCCTGCACCCCACGGCGCCCGGCACGGGACCCTGGACCTCGGCCCCATCTGGCACCCTCTTCCCAGACTTCTTACCTTCTGTGGACGTGGAACTGCATGGTCTTGAAGGTCACGTGGATCTTGTGGATGAAGAACATCGTGTCTGAGTCCATCCTTAGGAGTTTCGGTTCATTGGACGCTCGTGCTATCGAGAACCAATTGCCACTGACCTGCCGAGGAGAGCAGAGGGGGCCTTGCTGGTGCGGGGTGGcggggtggcggggcggggggcgacCCTCCCTCCAGAGGGAGCCCTGAACTGGCCCCTTTCCCGCTGCCCCCAGCCGCACCCCCCAACTCCTGATGCCTGCACTGGCTACCAGATTCTCAGTGAAGTTGGGGTCCTGGGGGCCCCTGTGCAGGGCCTGGGGGCCACCGAGCAGGGTGAGCACGAGTGCCAGCCTCAGGACGTTCATGGTGAGGCGGGAGTAGCCGACGGACGAAAGGTGTCCAGAGCCTGTGGCCGTGGCCCTTTTGTCCCCTCCCGGGAGAGGGTTCCGGGCCACGTGGTGGGCCGTCACGGGCTCCCTCCCGCTCCCCACAATGACCCTCTATTGTCACGGCCACCGCCAACAATACCACTTGGCCGCCAGGCTCTGCCCCCTCGGTGCTGGCAGTCCTGCCATTTCCAGAACAACAGGGCCCGCCTGGGCCGCTTCCAGGATCCGTGCGTTCCCGCTGAGCGCCGGACCTCCGGCCGTCGAGGCTGACGCACGGCCCCGGGTGGCCGGGAGGTCTCCTCCGACAGCCTCCCACGCATCGGAGCTGCTTGCCCACGGTGTCCGGGCACTTGGCAGGGGGTCCGAGGAAGCTCGCGCCCGGGGCCAGACCTCGCCGTGCCGTGAGACGGCCTGGGCTGCCGGTGCCTCTCCTGGATCCGCCCATTTGGGCAGAGCAAGGGGAGGCCTCAGTCCCGGGGTAgtgggagtggggtaggggcagcgGGCGGGAGTCAGAGGAACCCCGTCTCCACCGCAGTCCTGTCCTGAGCCTCCCCCTGTGGGGTGACCTGAGCTCGGCTGAATTCTGAATTCGTCCTCAGGGACCCCCAGGGCCCGCGGGAGCAGAGCAGGCCTGGTGCACGAGCGGGTGGCCGTGTCCCCATGGGCCGGGGACACTCAGGTTCTCTGAGCCCCGGTGTGCCGCCCACTTGTTGGCCGCAGGACTCCTTGCGCGTGCTCCCATGAGCGCCCtcgcccccctccctcctgccaggcGCCCACACCCCCAGCAAGGCCCGGACCCTGTGCTCTCTCCCCACACCCATCCTCACATCCCCGTGGCCTGCTTCCCTCACAGTGTGACACCTCAGTGTCAAAGCCTGACGAGGACAATGACGAGAAAGGAAAAATCACAGGTCACACGCGTAAAAGTTCAGGGGCcccaaatacatgtaaaatgagcCCAGCAGTATAGGAAAAGCGTGGTGTATTGAGGCCTAGTGGCTTTAACCCCGCTAGCTTGGTTCAGCCATCGGGAATCAACGCATTTCACATCGAGAGCGGAGGGAAAAATCGTACGATCATCGTATTTGCTGCAGAAAACACATTTGGTGAAATTCAACAACTATTCGTGATAGTAACTCCTACCGCCCTAGAACACAAAAGGGAACTAATCTGTTTAAAGGGAGATCGttaaaccgtaagagactcttaaatacagagaacacgcTGGGGGctgctggcggggtggggggtggggggatgggctagacgggtgaggggcattgaggagggcgcctttgcgatgagcaccgggtgttgtatgtaggggTGAATCACCGGGTTCTCCTGAAACCACTGTTATGCCGCACGTTAACTAACGTGGATTTaggtaaaattgaaaaattaaaacccaaacaGGCAGACTGCCCCGGTCCTGCCTCAGGGAAGGTGGAAAGCTTCCTTCTAGGACTCAGGACGGTAGGCGCCGGCTGTCCCCACCGCCACCGAGCAGGTGCCGGCCCTTCCGGTAAAGGTGGGGACGAAGCCGTGCGGAGAGACTGGTGTCAGGTGTGGGTGAGGCCGTGGGTGGGTGTGCAGTTATGCGAAGAGCGTCACCTGTAGGTGAGTCTGTCGCGCTGCTGAATTTGGAAAGGCCTGTGTGAGCGACCGCGGGACCGGCACAGGAGGAGCTGTTTCTGTGCCCGAGAGCGCACGGTTCTTCTAACGcttgttacttgtttttttttgggggggggggggagggagagagacgagcagggcagggggaggggcagagagagggagacagagtcccaagccggcttcacacggtcagcacagagccctgaggtcacgacctgagccaaagtcaagagccggCAGCTCACccgactgaccccccccccccagacacccctgtgAACGAGGCGAGATGAGGAGGGTGAAGAGAGTTTGCGACTCAGTACAAAACAAAAGTCGAGTAACCGGAAATGAATCCAACAGGAAAAGCACGCAGACGTTCTGCCCAGAAAACTATAAACTGGTATCGAGATGCTCAGACTAAATAAACGCTGTACCTCGCACGCGGGTCCGAGGTGCCGATGCGTCGACGTGCGCGCTCCCTCCCGTCCGGCGGACGGATCCCGGTCAGAATTCCAGCCGGGTGTGTGTCACGTGCAGCTTTAGCAGCCGGCCCCAAGTTTCCCGGACGCTCCCTAGGTTCAGTTGGTGGGGTCTGTCCCGGAAGACTCGTGTTCTCACTGCGAAGTCTGCCATTAGGGCCGCTGTGCTGATGGGAGTGTCTGCGCACAGACCGTCCCGTGCGGGCCTTTCTGTGGCGGGTGGCCCTGCAGAGAAGCGCGGGAAGAGACGGTCTCTCCAGCACGCGGCGCCGGGGCAGCGGGCCGGCCGCAAGGACCAGAAGGACGGCGAGC
It contains:
- the LOC123592655 gene encoding uterocalin-like isoform X2 codes for the protein MNVLRLALVLTLLGGPQALHRGPQDPNFTENLVSGNWFSIARASNEPKLLRMDSDTMFFIHKIHVTFKTMQFHVHRRVKGRCIPIVLTASKTRRKSQYVLKYAGHSTIFMEKADPQRFVIFCIHNRRHRKKAVMVDLLGRTPTAGWDILHTFKSYCQSRGTGPTDIISLTQTGRCLHARP
- the LOC123592655 gene encoding uterocalin-like isoform X1: MNVLRLALVLTLLGGPQALHRGPQDPNFTENLVSGNWFSIARASNEPKLLRMDSDTMFFIHKIHVTFKTMQFHVHRRVKGRCIPIVLTASKTRRKSQYVLKYAGHSTIFMEKADPQRFVIFCIHNRRHRKKAVMVDLLGRTPTAGWDILHTFKSYCQSRGTGPTDIISLTQTGKRPPPAQPREAAGAQRGPPLSTRAPPATGRCLHARP